The Bacteroidota bacterium genome includes a region encoding these proteins:
- a CDS encoding SpoIIE family protein phosphatase, translating into MPEPEKTFKARILLVDDDTSLSRLFQYSLNKEGFDCQTASNGLEGFHKARQILPDLIISDIMMPNLNGFEFRKMVLEDPLVQKIPFIFLTAKSGEDDILEGYDLGISDYVVKTSGPKVLVAKVNALLKDLEKEREKAVSEIHKAADNISLKVVPDSPPAIEGYSLAHWHQPFGGVPGGDFIDYFDVDSEKTVLILGDVMGKKWGAWYFAVAYAGYIRSAVRVILQNSKELSASSILREVNLSIYHDNKISDVFATLSIVLLNKKTGIVNYSGAGDLPMVWYDSYKRQAQFFQCNGLLLGFAENGEYDETSVTLSPGDSVFLYTDGITEASDPTGIQFGKENLLKLIELIPAHLDPVTFIKNRMNEYTNMKFDDDVSVIALKKN; encoded by the coding sequence ATGCCTGAACCTGAGAAAACCTTTAAAGCCAGAATTCTACTGGTCGACGACGATACTTCACTCTCCAGACTGTTTCAATACAGCCTGAACAAGGAGGGATTCGACTGCCAGACCGCCTCCAATGGTCTCGAAGGTTTCCACAAAGCCAGACAGATTTTGCCTGATCTCATCATATCAGATATCATGATGCCGAATCTGAACGGGTTTGAGTTCCGGAAAATGGTGCTCGAAGATCCGTTGGTGCAGAAGATTCCGTTCATTTTCCTCACCGCCAAATCGGGGGAAGATGATATCCTCGAAGGGTATGATCTCGGAATTTCCGACTATGTTGTGAAAACTTCAGGTCCGAAAGTTCTGGTGGCAAAGGTTAATGCTCTTTTAAAAGACCTCGAGAAAGAGAGAGAAAAAGCTGTCTCTGAAATTCACAAGGCGGCGGACAACATAAGTCTGAAGGTGGTGCCTGACTCCCCTCCCGCAATCGAGGGATACTCTCTCGCTCACTGGCATCAACCCTTTGGTGGTGTCCCGGGAGGCGATTTCATCGACTACTTCGATGTGGACAGCGAAAAAACCGTCCTTATACTCGGCGATGTCATGGGTAAGAAGTGGGGTGCCTGGTATTTTGCCGTTGCTTACGCAGGTTATATAAGGAGTGCAGTCCGCGTCATTTTACAGAATTCAAAGGAACTTTCTGCCAGCTCAATTCTGAGGGAAGTAAATCTTTCAATTTACCATGATAACAAGATTTCAGATGTATTTGCCACCTTGTCGATCGTTCTGCTGAATAAAAAAACCGGTATCGTAAACTACTCAGGTGCAGGAGATCTTCCGATGGTCTGGTACGATTCATATAAAAGACAGGCTCAGTTTTTTCAGTGTAATGGCTTGCTCCTCGGATTTGCAGAAAACGGCGAGTACGATGAAACCTCCGTTACCCTCTCACCCGGCGATTCTGTTTTCCTCTATACCGACGGCATCACAGAAGCGAGCGATCCGACCGGAATTCAGTTTGGCAAGGAGAACCTTCTCAAACTTATTGAACTTATTCCTGCCCATCTCGATCCGGTTACATTCATTAAAAACAGGATGAATGAATACACCAATATGAAATTCGATGATGATGTCAGCGTCATCGCCCTAAAAAAGAATTAA
- a CDS encoding STAS domain-containing protein, which translates to MNFKVEKNGDVVVVAVALQRATLNEAEEFKKILLGQIDLGSKKLIVDLSVCEFIDSTFLGALVVTLKKITQHHGDLKLVGFQPAVQSMFELTRMYRIFEAFNNTPDAIKSFS; encoded by the coding sequence ATGAACTTTAAAGTCGAAAAAAATGGTGATGTTGTCGTTGTTGCCGTAGCACTTCAGAGAGCAACACTAAACGAAGCTGAAGAATTTAAAAAAATACTCCTCGGTCAAATCGACCTTGGAAGCAAAAAATTAATCGTCGACCTCTCGGTTTGTGAATTTATCGATTCTACTTTCCTTGGTGCCCTCGTAGTAACACTTAAAAAAATCACCCAGCATCATGGCGACCTTAAACTCGTTGGATTTCAACCCGCAGTCCAGTCGATGTTTGAGTTAACCAGGATGTATAGAATTTTTGAAGCTTTCAATAACACACCGGATGCAATAAAGAGCTTTAGCTGA